The bacterium nucleotide sequence GAAAGAGTAAAAACAGAGAATAGATTAATGGGGGCAAAGGATATGCTCGCCTCTTCTTTGATCTTAAGGAAGGTTATCTGTGGTAATCCTAACTGCAGGTGCCAGGAAGGAAAACTTCATGGACCCTATCCTTATCTATCAGAAAAGATAAAAGGGAAAACTCGCCTGACCTACATTAGAAAAAGGGACCTTGAGAAAATAGAGAAGAAAACAGAACAGTACCGTCTCTTCCAGAAAAGACTTGAATATATAAGGCACTTAA carries:
- a CDS encoding DUF6788 family protein, producing the protein ERVKTENRLMGAKDMLASSLILRKVICGNPNCRCQEGKLHGPYPYLSEKIKGKTRLTYIRKRDLEKIEKKTEQYRLFQKRLEYIRHLNRRIDDLFKRIREMRIEAGKRIKTKENRKK